Below is a window of Candidatus Margulisiibacteriota bacterium DNA.
CGCATAAATTCTCCTTTCTTATTTAATATCCTGCCGCTTAAAAAGCAGACAGCCTATAACAACAGTGGCAAGTACAAAAATAATGCTCACCGCCGCGCCGTGCGCCAGAAATGCCGCGTCGTGAAAATTCTCGGTCAGACGCATAATATAGTAGTGCGGAATGAACGGAGCGAGCGGGTTAAGCACGTCAAAGGCGGAGCAAATCTCGACCAGCACACCTTGAAGTCCGACAAAAACAAGCCCGACGCCAACACTAAACGCAATATTCGGCACGAGAAATGCCAGAAGACAGCCAATCGCCGCATAGACAAGGTGATATAAAACCTGCATTCCCAAAACAAGCACGGTATTGGTGATAAAACCAGCTGGATCGCCAAAGCCATACAACGCCGTAAAACTGGCGATAAAGGTAAGCGTGGAAACGGACATACAAAGAATGAGCATTACCGCGTTGACC
It encodes the following:
- a CDS encoding ABC transporter permease, producing the protein MTTILNSDFFKLWRNIGFRLLPIATIICTVVTACFMLFVQSGATVEGEVFTAVDVFGFIPVGSLGAYALTTISNLYGFIVVVFSGLFISTEFAQGTIRNALCAGASRSKVYLSKLAVNAVMLILCMSVSTLTFIASFTALYGFGDPAGFITNTVLVLGMQVLYHLVYAAIGCLLAFLVPNIAFSVGVGLVFVGLQGVLVEICSAFDVLNPLAPFIPHYYIMRLTENFHDAAFLAHGAAVSIIFVLATVVIGCLLFKRQDIK